The proteins below are encoded in one region of Dehalobacter sp.:
- a CDS encoding Crp/Fnr family transcriptional regulator, producing MYTVNSCTYLQWVDPPVVESVVSHATSKGVKVSYKKGTTILHEGELVQNAHFLAKGWVAYYVNNLRGESKIACLVGPKRVFGLGEAFDMLPINSSVKAIEDCEIYLVSKADLIESMADNLEARIAVISILYNRLRCVIEGANLFSSLLSPKERLINFFVSMLQSYECKKHGDWFELPVNLSHERIGEIIGASRVTVSRIISKYKITGKLKNCKNKLYVHRELILEEYGEIGI from the coding sequence ATGTATACAGTGAATTCTTGTACGTACTTGCAGTGGGTGGATCCGCCAGTTGTTGAAAGCGTTGTAAGTCATGCGACGAGTAAAGGAGTTAAAGTATCATATAAAAAAGGGACGACCATTCTGCACGAAGGCGAGTTGGTGCAGAATGCGCACTTTTTAGCCAAAGGCTGGGTTGCTTACTATGTCAACAATCTTCGTGGAGAGTCAAAAATTGCATGCCTGGTTGGTCCAAAAAGAGTATTCGGGTTAGGTGAGGCATTTGATATGCTTCCAATTAATTCAAGTGTCAAAGCAATTGAAGATTGTGAGATCTATCTGGTTTCCAAGGCCGACCTGATAGAGTCAATGGCTGATAACTTAGAGGCAAGAATTGCAGTGATAAGCATTTTATACAACAGATTACGCTGTGTTATTGAAGGTGCCAACCTATTTTCTTCTTTGTTATCTCCGAAAGAAAGATTAATAAATTTTTTCGTATCGATGCTACAATCCTACGAATGTAAAAAACATGGAGATTGGTTTGAACTGCCTGTGAACTTATCTCACGAACGGATAGGAGAAATTATCGGTGCCTCAAGGGTTACGGTATCTCGAATTATCAGTAAGTATAAAATCACAGGTAAACTAAAAAATTGTAAGAATAAACTTTATGTTCACAGGGAGCTGATACTCGAGGAATATGGAGAAATAGGAATTTAA
- a CDS encoding FKBP-type peptidyl-prolyl cis-trans isomerase — MAVNMDVRSEMKQFQLGQYKGLNVDRFDVSVKEEELNEALNYVKKSLDEIQVEKNDEPIETGDYVIVNFEGTENGKIVPKLRDRGFKFRVGDENFIEEFSTNLLGKKTGETVIFQTTVLPDLLEYQALWGKQITFSVEIVKVYRIKEPELTDDIVREIDPQVETLQEFEIILKNKIFQEKVNKAQIANMSKVIGAIAENCKYEFEQEILVEAAEDLYRKFVEELKAVYNMELIVYLIQRKLSSDELLNECKEEASKRILGEKILDAVIKAEGIQLTDKEMLYEKVRLQNREKAEKVELSRENNIQDVQCLRRKAMDFLLEANLAQ, encoded by the coding sequence ATGGCAGTCAACATGGACGTTAGAAGCGAGATGAAACAATTCCAACTTGGACAATACAAAGGATTAAACGTCGATCGTTTTGATGTCTCCGTCAAAGAAGAAGAACTTAATGAAGCGCTTAATTATGTTAAGAAATCTTTGGACGAAATCCAGGTCGAAAAAAATGATGAACCGATCGAAACCGGAGATTATGTCATCGTAAATTTTGAAGGAACGGAGAATGGCAAGATAGTCCCCAAATTAAGGGACAGGGGCTTTAAGTTCAGAGTGGGTGATGAAAACTTTATAGAGGAATTCTCCACCAACCTGCTTGGTAAGAAGACGGGCGAAACGGTGATATTTCAAACGACGGTACTGCCTGATTTACTGGAATACCAAGCCTTATGGGGAAAACAGATCACTTTTTCGGTCGAGATTGTAAAAGTATATCGTATTAAAGAGCCGGAATTAACTGACGATATTGTCCGGGAAATTGATCCGCAGGTAGAAACGTTGCAGGAATTTGAAATCATATTAAAGAATAAAATTTTTCAGGAAAAAGTAAATAAAGCACAAATCGCTAATATGAGTAAAGTAATTGGGGCAATAGCTGAGAACTGCAAATATGAATTCGAGCAGGAAATATTAGTCGAAGCAGCGGAGGATTTGTATCGAAAGTTTGTTGAGGAGCTTAAGGCCGTTTACAACATGGAACTCATTGTTTACTTAATCCAAAGGAAGCTGTCATCTGATGAGCTGCTGAACGAGTGTAAGGAAGAAGCTTCAAAAAGAATTCTTGGAGAGAAAATTTTAGATGCAGTGATCAAGGCAGAAGGAATTCAGCTTACGGATAAAGAAATGCTCTATGAGAAAGTCCGGTTGCAGAACCGTGAGAAAGCAGAGAAAGTAGAACTGTCAAGAGAAAACAATATACAAGATGTCCAATGCTTACGTAGAAAAGCGATGGACTTTCTGTTAGAGGCAAATCTAGCGCAATAA
- a CDS encoding 4Fe-4S binding protein, producing the protein MEGKRKNPETYYLAVLFLTAIAAIFYGIFWTSKTIDYEAVIQQNIPGVTSIEKMIGGQRAYQVDAAGKKYYAVCDSAVGYQSRIEAMTIVNQEGFVEKVMITQQGETPIFFERLYTRKLFNQFKNLSVKEPIYLGGASGYSGYLNERQTNNYIDRVTGSTVSSHAIAAAVNKGTAYIASKFFNTRWSNPYDSFQFNRQDLAMMMIYIIALAAAFIKKLVRLRIWILLAAFGVMGFFVKEFVAASNLFSLITLQIPGFTNLGWYVLMGGTLSFIVLLGKNIYCAWICPFGAAQEVINKAAGFKSLGISPQVTKKLKLAAPTILWVAIMLGTFLGDYGTLDYQPFSAFFLFKAVWVMWLMLPVFIFISLFISRFYCQFFCPVGFILNLLNRWRNNGVKVWKQMWVQKWNRIGNQGWNKAKSNKA; encoded by the coding sequence GTGGAAGGGAAAAGGAAGAACCCGGAGACCTATTATTTGGCTGTACTTTTCTTAACTGCGATAGCGGCGATCTTTTACGGTATCTTTTGGACAAGTAAAACCATTGATTACGAGGCGGTTATTCAGCAGAACATTCCTGGTGTCACATCCATCGAGAAAATGATCGGGGGCCAACGTGCTTATCAAGTTGATGCTGCAGGAAAGAAATATTATGCCGTCTGTGACTCGGCAGTAGGATATCAATCCCGCATCGAAGCCATGACCATCGTCAACCAAGAAGGCTTCGTGGAAAAAGTGATGATCACCCAGCAGGGTGAGACTCCCATCTTTTTTGAGAGACTTTATACCAGAAAACTGTTTAATCAATTTAAAAACCTTTCCGTCAAAGAACCTATTTATTTAGGAGGGGCCTCAGGATATTCCGGTTATCTGAATGAAAGACAAACCAATAATTACATTGACCGGGTAACCGGTTCTACCGTATCGTCTCATGCTATAGCGGCGGCTGTCAACAAAGGGACTGCGTATATCGCATCCAAATTCTTCAATACGCGCTGGAGCAATCCCTATGACAGTTTTCAATTTAACCGGCAGGATTTGGCGATGATGATGATCTATATTATCGCGCTCGCTGCAGCCTTCATCAAGAAACTCGTGCGGTTGCGGATTTGGATACTTTTAGCAGCATTTGGTGTTATGGGTTTTTTCGTAAAAGAATTTGTGGCAGCCAGTAATTTGTTCTCATTAATAACGCTGCAAATACCCGGCTTCACCAATCTGGGATGGTACGTGCTTATGGGTGGAACATTGAGCTTTATAGTTCTCTTAGGCAAGAACATTTACTGTGCGTGGATCTGCCCTTTTGGAGCAGCCCAGGAGGTTATCAATAAAGCAGCAGGTTTTAAATCTCTGGGGATTTCCCCGCAAGTCACCAAGAAATTGAAGCTGGCTGCGCCGACCATCCTATGGGTGGCCATCATGCTTGGAACCTTCTTAGGGGACTATGGGACATTGGATTACCAGCCGTTTAGTGCATTCTTCCTGTTTAAAGCCGTATGGGTCATGTGGTTAATGCTGCCGGTATTTATTTTCATCAGTCTATTTATCAGCCGGTTTTATTGTCAATTCTTCTGTCCAGTCGGCTTTATACTCAACTTACTCAATCGTTGGCGGAATAACGGGGTGAAAGTATGGAAACAAATGTGGGTTCAAAAATGGAACCGAATAGGGAACCAAGGATGGAACAAAGCAAAAAGCAACAAAGCTTGA
- a CDS encoding tetrachloroethene dehalogenase produces MTIVDVLTWMSFGILLLLIQYGIWRYLKSKEKNTIGFQLGGFCANFFLVFSLAWGYASFVEGEYQAVAMGFLFFGGVALIPAIITYRLVNRSSKETIKKGEANTI; encoded by the coding sequence ATGACGATTGTAGATGTCCTGACTTGGATGAGTTTCGGCATATTATTGCTTTTAATTCAATATGGCATTTGGCGGTATTTGAAGAGTAAAGAAAAGAATACGATTGGTTTTCAACTTGGCGGTTTTTGTGCAAACTTTTTCTTGGTGTTTTCTTTAGCTTGGGGTTACGCCAGTTTTGTTGAAGGGGAATATCAAGCAGTTGCTATGGGCTTTCTTTTCTTTGGCGGTGTAGCGCTGATTCCGGCCATTATTACCTATAGGCTGGTAAATCGTTCCTCAAAGGAGACCATAAAAAAAGGTGAAGCTAACACAATTTAG
- a CDS encoding reductive dehalogenase: MGNNLNRRSFLKASLMGTVAAAVATAAVAKETFNPLVAEAADIVAPIKETSEFPYTVDEKYQRLPGDKIYYIKAFDPEENKTPIKFVHEDVSTITGKKDTGKDLPRLNAEALGIKGRRATVSETEVRVIAQHDGTSPPLRDGEEGWRQIDVALAFAAWAVELSYSGFTAIGSGPSGISYQYPINPETNEVAKEPVAVQGIYNWDNSLAEARRNEGRQWKFSSAEEATKYIKRAAIHLGADLVGIAPYDDRWTYANWCRPKHKPFKLPNGRTAYVPYNLDKVLKNEGAEVFGLNKFDADWEKYAGFKPKYVIAVAFEMSYEAFRTAPSILQSAGPGMAYSKMGEMTIKLATFLRDLGYNAIPSGNDTGMSIPIAVQAGLGEAGRNGLLITQKFGPRARIAKVYTDLELIPDKPKSFGVREFCRLCKKCADGCPAQAISHEKEAKVLQPEDCGPSEVPYTSKWHVDAHRCNSFWAYNGNDCGVCIAVCSWNKIGQWNHDVARIATQVPLVQDAARKFDEWFGYNGPVDPEERIESGYVKNKVIDFWNNMEPIK; this comes from the coding sequence ATGGGAAACAACTTAAACAGGCGAAGCTTTTTAAAAGCTTCACTCATGGGTACCGTCGCTGCCGCTGTCGCAACGGCTGCGGTGGCAAAGGAAACATTTAACCCTTTAGTTGCCGAGGCAGCAGACATCGTGGCACCTATCAAAGAAACATCGGAATTTCCTTACACAGTCGATGAAAAGTATCAACGGTTGCCGGGTGACAAGATCTACTATATCAAGGCGTTTGATCCGGAAGAAAACAAGACGCCGATCAAATTCGTGCACGAAGATGTTTCTACAATCACGGGAAAAAAAGACACGGGGAAAGATCTTCCAAGGCTTAACGCTGAAGCCCTTGGAATAAAAGGCAGGCGGGCAACAGTGTCCGAGACAGAGGTTAGGGTTATAGCCCAGCATGATGGTACTTCTCCACCATTGCGCGATGGAGAAGAAGGATGGCGTCAAATAGATGTTGCTTTGGCTTTCGCAGCCTGGGCTGTGGAACTGTCGTACAGCGGGTTTACTGCGATAGGCAGCGGTCCGTCTGGTATATCTTATCAGTACCCCATTAACCCCGAAACGAATGAAGTGGCGAAAGAACCGGTAGCTGTCCAGGGAATTTATAACTGGGATAATAGTTTAGCAGAGGCAAGACGGAATGAGGGAAGACAATGGAAATTCAGCTCTGCCGAGGAAGCCACAAAATATATTAAAAGAGCAGCAATCCATCTGGGGGCGGATCTTGTAGGCATTGCACCCTATGATGATCGCTGGACCTACGCCAACTGGTGCAGACCAAAACACAAGCCGTTCAAACTACCTAATGGCAGAACTGCGTACGTTCCGTATAACCTTGATAAAGTACTTAAAAATGAGGGAGCAGAAGTCTTCGGACTGAACAAGTTTGATGCGGATTGGGAAAAATATGCCGGCTTTAAGCCAAAATACGTGATTGCTGTAGCGTTTGAAATGAGTTACGAGGCTTTCCGTACTGCACCATCGATCCTTCAGAGTGCTGGACCGGGTATGGCTTATTCAAAAATGGGAGAGATGACCATCAAGCTTGCAACTTTTTTAAGAGATCTGGGGTACAATGCGATCCCTTCAGGAAACGACACAGGGATGAGCATTCCGATTGCAGTCCAAGCCGGTCTCGGAGAGGCCGGAAGAAACGGGTTGCTTATTACTCAAAAATTCGGTCCTCGGGCTCGCATCGCCAAAGTCTATACAGATTTGGAACTAATTCCTGACAAGCCAAAAAGTTTCGGAGTCCGTGAGTTCTGCCGCTTATGTAAGAAATGCGCGGACGGTTGCCCGGCTCAAGCTATTTCTCACGAGAAAGAAGCAAAGGTCTTGCAACCGGAGGATTGTGGTCCGTCTGAGGTTCCTTACACATCAAAATGGCACGTCGACGCTCACCGTTGTAATTCATTCTGGGCCTATAACGGCAATGACTGCGGAGTATGTATAGCAGTATGTTCTTGGAATAAGATCGGGCAATGGAATCATGATGTTGCCAGAATCGCTACCCAAGTTCCCTTGGTTCAAGATGCGGCGCGTAAGTTTGATGAATGGTTTGGCTACAACGGCCCGGTAGACCCCGAAGAACGCATCGAGTCCGGGTATGTTAAGAACAAAGTTATTGATTTCTGGAATAACATGGAGCCGATAAAATAA